gacttatataagttaataagtccTTTTTTGacaaggaatcccaaacaccccctaacgACTTGTGTGAAAATGTTGAATAGTTGTGTGCGGCATGTTTGTTTGTGTAGAGAAATGAATTTTCAATCAATTTGTTAGTCATGACATGTAACTATACATCCAAGCGCGAATTTGTTTGTTTGAACACGCTTTTATGTGTTTGCGATATCGCGTGGTTTTGTTTTATCACGGGTTAGTATAGTCTTTGATATCTAATACTCGAGTGGCACTAATTTCTCGATATTTTAGAATATTGTCACCCACAAAAGAAAATTATGGTTTCGTCACTGTGTATTCAAAATCTCACATGATCTCGCGCTTCCCGTGTTAGCCGCATATGCAATGTTAAATTAACTTTCTAAAAACAATGTGTTCACGATGGCCTTCACTTCACACACTTCGAATTCCTGATCATTTTACTTTAAGATATGTTTTAAATACAAAGTTACAATGAGTCTACTTTGGGTCTTCTTTAGATATTTTTCTGAAATGTTAATTGTTTGGTCATATTAATATTTATGAGACTTATTATTGGATTAAATTTagagaccacccgtagtgggagGTTTTGGGACGTCGGTTTTCCCCCAAAAAGCTTCCCAAAACGCCGTAGAACCGCCCCCATgggcgttatttaaaaaaaaatgcatGAGGCGTGCTTAAAAAAACGATGTTGCCTGCTTCCTTTCTCAAAATCAGACCATTTATCAAcggtaaaaaattaaaaagtttattttttttattttattcacTTTTTTCAATCCTTTCCAACCCTCTTTCGGTGTGCCGTCGAACACCACCCTATTATATCATGAATCCCTTCCCGATTCTTTTttcggtttttatttttttagcattgtaattttttatttcttttttcggtttttatttttttagcaaTGTaatattttaatgaaattttattagttttaatttaaaaaaattaataattggGTAATCATTAATTGGGCATTATCTCACTACACCCATTTATGAAAAACCTCCTATAACACCTCTTTCTTGACTGGACTGACACGTGTCACAAAACGCCAAAATATGTTAGCATCACCAAGATAATATTAAAATCTGGATTTGAACCCAGACCTCTAAGAGAAGTAAAGCTTTCCACCAACTATTGAccactaaggggctgtttgtttgcATCTTAACAGCCTCTTAATACCCCCATGTCTGAACGGGTCAGATTTCAGAGTGTTTGTTTCATACCTCTTAAAACTTACTCAGCCTCTTATTATCCTCTGACCCAGTCATACATTACCATGAGCCTGACTGAGATCTGAATGGAATTTTGACAAGCTTGCCCTCATCCACACTGCCCCTTCATCTCCACACCTACCGAATCAACATAACCGCCACCACTGTCGGCCAGCCTGAACCCGTCGCTGCCGGAGTCTTCACCGTCATCAACGTCAACGGCCACCGTCTCCGTCAAATCCGGTTCACCGGCGACCAGATCCATAAACATGGTGAGTTTGGGTGCTCCGATTCCGGCATGATGAGTTTGGGAGCTCCGATTCCGGCGTCTACTAAGAGCGAGGTTGGCGACGGTGGCTGGGGCGAAGGATTTGACGGAGAGAGTGGATGTTGGAAGTGGAAGTGGAGGCGCAGATGAGTTAGGGTTGTAAGAATGTTGATGTTGATgaggttcttgttgttgttgaagaTCAGTGGTGGGTGTTGTGGTGGTGCaacggtggtggtgatggtgtagtggtggtggtgacggtggaggtGCAGTGGACGGTGGTGTTGATGGTGGAGGGATGGAGATGGTTTGGAGGTGATGAATGACTGGAAAGGGGTAAAAATgtgtatatataataataaaatggtttttttaattaaaaggggTAAAAATGTCATTTTATACGGTCATTCAGATGTGCAACCAAACAGcactttactggttcagcacttactggttcagagccttttacccattcagacctcttattcattcagcacttattgattcagatgttgccaaacagcccctaagccAAGAGATTATTGATAgaaagtattttatttataagaaaaaaatataacacatacccttgaaaagagagagagaaacgaACTAGTGTGAAGATTTAGAATTTTAGAGCAttaagagcattctcatccaatccatcaaattatacatacatttcaCTAAAAAACCAACtcttatatcaatatattttcactaaaaacaaatactttttctctctcctttttaattaaataatattatcattacatttttctctctccttcactcacaaccactttcaatatatattaaaaagttTATATTGGGTGAACAGTGttcccccaaatatacagatgaacagtaacattttctatctcctccactcacaactattttttataccctttataatataaaaactaccCCTCACATGTTTTGAtggtttggatgagaatgctctaatATCTAAAGTACTTTCATGATCCCTATATGGCTATATTAGTATCCAGTTCACTAATATTAGATATTAATGCCCAACTCATGATGCGATTTTGGTATGTCGAGTCCAGTTCACTGAAGCCCATTAAGGCTTTCAGCCCAATTCTTTATCTGTTTTGTACATTTGCTAGTTGGTTTGGTACCCCAGGGCCCAGATCCCCAAGTCCATATTTAACTAAAAACTAGGGTTGCAAATGAGTCGAGCGGCTCGCACGCTACTCGAGATCGgttcgagaaaaagctcgaaacgagccaaaccttatcgagcccgagccgagcttgagcctaaaataaagctcgtttgtttatcgagcccgagctcgagcctcgcatgtgaagctcgttcgGCTCgacgagccttagtgtaaacgagccaagtCGAGCtgagcttatttagtaaacgagcccgagcccgagcttcacttatcgagctcgcgagcctaaaaagtctattatttatattatttttattcaatatattaattaatagataataaacgagctgagcccgagccgagctcgagcttgagaaaatacaaacgagccgagcttgagatttgaaaacaaaactaaaatcgagccgagctcaagcccgagctctcataatttaatcgagctcgagctcaggCTCGGCTCTTTTGCACCCCTACTAAAAACCCTAACAGTAATCGAACTTTTTGAATTAATTATTACTGACAAggtttagttaattaattaaatttataaacttaatgATTTTCTGTTTAATGAGACTTATTTAAGTTACTCAATTAtgacttttttcttttttttaacggctaacaTAATCAATCTCGAGCACTCTCGGGGACACCCATTGGACCAAACGGAGTattccgagagtaacccgagttcACCACCAATTCTGGGAAAACCCGGCAACACCGCTGCCGCTGGGCTATAAACCCTTTGTCTCGTACTAAATTAAACAACGGAATTTAGTAAGAACTAAAATTGATTAATAAATTACATTATCTATTGTAAAACTTAATAAAATCTCGTAATAATTGTTGAGCGACGTTAAAACTATGAATAATAAGAACAACTGAATGATGTAATACTAATGGTCACGATACgaagaaaaaaaacatataagAATAAGATGATAAAAAATTATTGTGTCCAAGTAGTTCGCAATACCAATATGCTTGGTATCTTAATCTTACTAGTTCCGGATGTACATAAACTAATTTATTGTTATTGATTTTAGCCAAGATTCCTGAATAAATTTCAATGCATGATGTTTTACAATATAATTTTAATAAACTGAACACTACATTATCCACTACTATAAATATAAGTTGCTGATGTAAGCGGGTAATAGGTGAGGCCATCAATTGGCCAAAAAGGGCGGCAGGAGCCCATTAATTGGGCAAAAGGGGCAGGGGTAATAATGCCAgacagctgcctggcactcccctattggcccaagaaaattacgattttatcttcatttaaaattacgattttgccataaGTTCAAATTTTTGTTTCCGCCCtcgtttaaaaataaatttacgcttttgctctcagctaaatatttcaattttacCCTTAgtaaaaaattacgattttgccccgtttcaatttacagttttgccattagtttttttcccttaaaaatacgattttcccatcagttcaaaaatatgtttttacccccacttaaaaataaatttatgcttttgCTACTGGCTAAAAATTCCAATTTTGCCCttggttcaaaattatgattttgccccgtataaatttatagttttgcaattagtttttttttctcacagccaagttacgattttaccGTCAACTTAACTTTACATTTTgcccatcgtttttgtttgttttcttgTTGACATTAaaattttgcccccagtgtaaaattacagtcgtgccggcaacttcctggcactcccccgttggtccatttagtttacactttatccccgaattaaaattatgatttggccctcagttaaaaattacgtttttcccaccgttttagtttttttttaccaaaactataaaggttttttgttttaattggtttactcgatttaattttttttgtctCAAGGAGTTGCCTAACACTAGCTCATTaatcctgaaaaattacagttttgcctagagcccaaaattacggtcttatcatcgtttttgttttttttccccctagcaaaattatagtagtcttttttaattggttgagaattattcggtcatgccccgcaacacgggcggggcatctactagttATCCACATTTTAAACCTCGGTAGGCTGTTGTCCAATTAATCAAGTGGAGATCCATCTCATTGGTCCGCCTACAAATGGTCCGAACCGTGCCAAGATAGACCGGCATTTACACCACCAAAAATGGCAAAAACAAAACAGTACTTGAAAGCCACAGTTCACCATTAATGGAAACCACTCAtattatatgttaaataaaacaTATTATCCATAATCCATAAATTTCGTTATCTCTGTGGATCATGTGAAGATCTTTTGTCTCTTTAGTTACTTTCACGGGTTGTACATCCTCCATTAACACTTGTATCGCTTTCTTCCGCAAACAAAATTTTAAATATTAACCGCCCAAAGAAAACCACGAAAATACCTATGTCGTCGTCTCGTCGACCACATATAATATCAATATCGCTGATATTTCTTTAAAGTTATCAATTTAGTTGTTATATTGTTTTCATATGAGGAAACTTAATCAGTATGAAACGTGTGAATATTTTTTGAACAAAATTTAGTAATTTCAGCGCAAAAGTACCGGTTAGACATTTAACTTACAAGGATTTTTGTGTCGCTTGACACAAAAACGCTAACACTTTTGAGCCACTtgttgtgaatgtcgtcacgtgTCTTGTTGTGATTGGTTTTTCCTTGTAAGTTGTAACTAAAATGGTTTTTAAATTATATCGGGTTGTGCTCTAAAATGGTTCAACCGTTTGAAACGGGTTGTATCAGGCGGTTGAACCGGTTGAACCGTGTTACCAATTAACAATATAAATTCCATAAAATACAAGTTCATCTCAAAGAACAATCCAATCTCTACTAGGATTTATGTAACATatcatagttttatctaaaaacaactatttttattataaactattaagcattttaagaatatttttattagttataaacaatattgcattgtatGAGATGAGTAAGAATTTCAACAACGACGAAATATTGGAATAGAAGGCACTAGGTTAATTACCGGAAATATGGAAGATCAATATTACcttaatattgtattttattaaaattaagaaaTCAAATCTTAAGATTATGCAAACCGGTTCAATGGTTTGAACCGGTAGAACCGGATTTACCACCGGTACATAAGACATACCGTATTCGGGTTTTACCGTTCTTTATTGTACCGGACTCATGTCCAATATGCGgtttaaccggtataaccggtcggttcataccggtatttaaaacattgaTAACAATCATACTGGTAGTTTAAGAAAAGATTAATGACTATTTTAGTAAACATTTTGATAATTTATCCTCGTAATTTTGTTCTTAAGAAACGTCGTTATAAAAAGATATGAAAGATGGGAAAATCATGGTACGTTAAGTATACTATACTAGCTAAACAATTATTGACATACTTTCTTACGAATATACATAATGAAAATACAAAACATGCATCACGGCAAATTTCCTTAATTATAACATGGTGTCAATGTGTTATTGGTTGTTCGTCTAACAAACGCAAAACCAATAGGGCTATGCAACACAAAAGTAATAGACTTTTAGGTAGTCGGGGCATGCCGTGTGATGGGCATGGTAACACCGCTTCAACCACGGAAGTGGTGGTTTGTTTCGTGGTGGGTATCACGGTGATGGTGGGGAATGTATCAGTTGGCAAACGGTCATGAGACcgttgaaataaaaaaaaataacttcTTTTTAACAcgatatatacatacacacaccaAATCTTAAATATTTTCACACACTTCACTACTAAAAAAACCACTACAACATCACACTtcaacaaaaagaaaaagaaaaagaaagaaaccaAGTGGAGGGTTCAAGCAAAAGAGCGTTGGCTACAAAGAAAAAATTTAGGCCGAAGGTTTGTGCTAATCTAGCCAAACCAAATAGATTTCGTTTACAAGACGAAACGTTACCAAACCGACTGTTTCCAAATGATTATACACAATTATACACCCAACCCAACATGTCAATCTAAACCACAACCGGTCATTTCACTTTAACTCCCGACCCGGTGGACAAGCATCTTATTGACTGTTTCGTGTATCGTGAACCAACCCCCCATTACCGAAACCTACCATTTCGTAACCCGGCACGTGAATTACCTCCCGACTCGGATTaagaagaagaagacgaagaaaCCATTTCGTAACCCGGCACGTGAATTACCTCGCCACTCGGattaagaagaagaagaaaagaagacgACGACGACACGACGACGGTGACGAGGACGACGACGACGATGAGGACGATGTAGACTTGCCATGACCAAGTGATTAGTTTGTTACATTTTTTATTAGTTCGTAAATTATTAATTATTTCACGATGTAGACTTGCCCATGACCAAGTGATTAGTTTGTTACATTTTTTATTAATTCGTAAATTATTAATTATTTCATTTGAATCATGTAGACTTTATGTGGATCGGATCGAGGCCGATTCATCAAGATCGCACCAAAAGAGTACACAAAAACCTATAAAAGGAAATCTTTGCCTCACTTGCCGGCATGGGAGATTGTGAGATCACATTCCAAATGGGTTCTCGTTCCATTGATGGATCTTTAAAGTCCAACGGGTAGTCATACCAAAAAACGAACAAAAACATCTAAGTCGGGAAATTACACAACCTCAATGGATGGGTTATCAAGTAACATGCCCGAAATCAATTTAAATGACGACCCCATCGACTACACAAACATTAtaacctgaaacatgtgtaaaaagaGAGTGTCAACTAAAAATAGTTGGTGAGAACATAGGGTTTAAGCAAAAAAAAGTATAAACAATATTTCGATTCACATGGCATACGTATAAAAATCTAAGAAACAAATTGAATCACATATATGGATATTAAGCAGGCACATTCACCGACAAGGCCGCAACGAAAGAAAAATGTGAGGCGTCATCAAGCAAAGGGAAGGaaggtgtgacaactcgtactttagacctatcttgtaacgttacgtaTTTGCGTGAGCTACCCTAATTGAATAAATGCatgtttacgtgatatgtgtttcttttgtatgttacgaattaaatgattgtatgtatgttacttgaactcgaaccgcacaactcccacttgatcccatTAACCCTTTCGGCCCTACACGACTCGAGATCTCAAGGGCGGCCCATTGAGGGTTTCGGCTCACTACACTTGGACTCGGCCCGCTCCCTTTAGCTCGGTTATATGTTTACACGTACACACACTATTAGGGTTTCTACTTCTCACAACTTcgcaaccaagaacacacacaatcACTCAACTCTCTCGACCGACTCGGAACCAAGGCAGCCGAATAAACCTTCTCATCCTTATTGTTGGATTCGGATCATCCTTTATCTTTCGGTTAGTGTCTAATAGTTTGTTAACCTGTTGATACTTGATACCGAATATCGTAGTTGTAATATTGGTTGATGATATTTTTACTTGATTCGTATGTTGTATGAATACATGATGTCCGGATGGAAGGTTACTGTTTTGTCATTATTCTTGTTATTAATCGGTTCGCATATATGATTGTAACCGGCTGTGGTGATTATGATTTAGGTTGCATGTTAGTCCATAAGTTGATTAATCACATGAAACCGATGATAGGGGCTGCATGTGGGTAAACAATTGTTCTTGATAAtgattatgaacatgcttgaatatggattaattgttgatttgatctgttttCGAAACTGCCCAActtgttagctgaaatcacggaattGATTGAGATtgaattaaggaaatcaggaaatcagttacacacctagttgcgacatagattgcgagtcgagacctcacagtctcgactcgagaccacaaacagcgcaacacgagaccatggttgcggatccggattacgactcgagaccgtgtgatctcgacctgATCATGACAACCCGAGACCTgcattgcgagtcccgttgcgactcgagacctgacttgtgaccacctagtctcgagtgatttgggcacaagtcgagacctccttttgttgcgactcgagatccctagtctcgactcgagaccggctacacatgcacactgtttggacttgcactgtcacgagcccaattgattgggccggatacttgaaCTTGTTACGtgtctgctattggactgctatgaatacttgtgcatgccatgattatatttgccacaatacgtgtagaacctatgtgctatattcgaatacgaacctgacttgtatgataaccatgctaggacgtggttgatcactaaatagcttaaccgaactttgtgtatctgccgagcaaacccaaggtgagttcacactcttaccaaggcatgggattcccggggtgttgggaatgggattgaaaagATAAtattgaatagattcatacggacactattactagactaccataccatcgtcctcggttgtgcaggacacatacgtaaaacctacgtatacctaAGTTACTCACTGTCCTTAGgatgcgaaggacactcacgtaaaacctacgtgaacggatactcactactgcctcggttgtgtcaggcacttacgtaaaacctacgtaaacccccacgtacccctatcctcggttgtgaaggatacttacgtaaatcctacgtaaatttGTACGTATttctgttctcgggatatgtagaacacttatggtaacgtatagtctagtggataaataacatgggaagcccccaccaatagaaaccaatatcggcccagtagagccacatgttacatacggacTGACTGTTATGCTTTTACTTACtggtgaactcgctcaactagttgttgactctctactgcatgccttgcaggaccttaggtactaatggagcttgcacaaggaggagcaggtcgttgtggacaatgGATCGTGAACACTTaataaacacttatgacgtttcaaacattaatacttatgttgggttttacgttaatgcttccgctacacttattTACATTGGTTTTgatgaacacctttcgtattgatggatttttatcactacttatttacatgttcaatatgattggtggcttgatcctggtcatgtcacgctcccaagcggtggtactccgcgtgtgggattttgggggtgtgacagaaggtTTGGTGGATGTTGTCTCTGAATACAAGGAGGCAAAAATGGTGGAAATTGTGGACAATAAAGAACGGCACATAGCGTTGGTGAAATCAAAATTAAAAAGAGATGAAACATACATCAAACACTTGCACAAAGAAGTGAAGAACCGGGATTTGAAAGTTGCCACGGAGCTGCATAAAAATGCCATAGAACCGTGGTTGTCGATTCTACTAGATCGCAAACGGGAAATTCTGCTAAGCGGGGTTGGCCTGTTAACTTttaggttgtttttttttaatattttaggttaattttttttatttgtaatttttaggttatttgtatttgttttaatGTACTTTTTTTGATTTTAACGAAAAACCCGTTTTTAATTATTTGTCTTtcatatttttatgtttttcaaataATTGGTGGTGCAAGTGATTTAGTGATGGTGTGACAGAATTTTAACAGAATAAGATGGCAACTTGTGATTGGCTGGTTGTTTAGTGATGAAGTAATGGTCACCCATTCTCTTGTTAACGTATAAAAATGGTCCACGTGTCTAGTATCAATTGTGGTTCCATTATTATAAGATTTTATGACGATTAAATGGAGAAATTTAATAAGAAAATGTGAGTATTTAGTTAATAGTGTGATTTTCCTTCATGAAAATTGGGTGGTCATCGTGGACTCCTTCACTACCCTATGCCAAGAACATGGATACGATTGGCTATCTTTCCCCCTTATCACTTAAAACCTTGTAATTCTTTCTATATGCATTACTCTCTTCTTCAACTCCACCTTCACCTCCCAACAAATTAAGCCAAAGATAATCTTAAACATGAATGGCAGCCTCCCGGATCACCATAACTGGCCACAACCAGTGTTGTCATACAGTGAAGCGGTTCGGGAGCTCCATGCAACCATAGAGAGTGAGTGGGACTCGGTTAAACAGTCGGCTTGCCAGACTGCAGCTGGACGGGCACTATGGAACCATGTTGTAAATGACCCATTAGCCGAGTTGTTCGCGGGTGAGACGTATTTGAAAAATCTTTATGACAAGATCAAGAAAGACCGGTTGAATAATGCGCCGGAGGTTTCTGGTGTGATTCTCGCGGTTAGGACTCTGTGGTTCGATTCGAAGCTGGAGCTTGCGGTTGAGTCgtttggtggtggtggagctCAGGTTGTTCTTCTCGGTGCAGGTTGGTGATCCTTTTCCGTTCATTATCGGTTTTGCCGGTTTTGGAGGTTGTACACCTGTACTGTTGTTTTTCTTATGTAAACATGAATTATGCAGGAATGGATACGCGGGCGTATCGGTTAGAATGCTTGAAAGAAAGTGATGTTTATGAGATAGATTTTCCGGAGGTGATGCAAATGAAACATACTTTACTTCAAGCAGCAATCGGATTGATAAACGAGCCGACGATGATCGCGAAATCGCTTAGAAGAATAGCGGTAGATATCAGAGACGACGACTGGTTCAAGAAGCTTATGGAATCCGGGTTCATCCCCGAGAAGAACACCGTGTGGATTCTCGAAGGAATCATTTATTACCTCCCTCATTCTCAAGCCATGGGAGTGTTGAAAATAATAGCCGACAACTGCAGGATCACACACACGGTTTTGCTAGCGGATTTCATGAACAAACAATCAACCGCACTTTCGGCTACCAACTACCACTTCTACAGTGACTGGCCTGATCAACTGCTTCCGTCTCTAGGGTtctccgatgtcaaactttcacAAATTGGTGACCCGGATGCTGATTACGGTCTGTTGCATGATCCACATAATCTGTTTAACCGGCTGCGCGGTTTGCCAAGGTCCATCCAAAACCACCCGGATGATGGAACTCCGTGCCGTCGGTTGTATTTGGTGCAGGCTTCCGGTTCACCCAACGGTTCTTGATGAGCGGAGATATGTTATATATGTAGATTTGTTTGCATTAATGTGATTCTTTAAAGAAGCAGTAAGAAGATAGTAAATGATGAACAACTAAACACAAAGTTGGAGGTTTACATGATGAAGAAGTAAATGATTTAAAGTTCAAGACAATCTTTAATCCCCTGCTCAAAATTGTTAAGAGAAGATATGGTATCCATTAGTGCATCAGCCACCTTCTGTCTGTagcaaaatatatataaatattatattatatcatattattatATGTTTGATTTAAAAGTACTTTTGGAAACTATATTTCATGTTTGATTCAACAAAAAGGTACCTATCAGATGCAAGCTGAGGGGCAGATCCATTTGCCACACTATTAAGAGAACTAAAAGACCTGCAATTAGAAATGCAACAATGGTGTAACACTCTTTTGACTTTTATGTATCCAAAACTCAAGAAACATGAACATAACTCAAACTCGTGTCAATTGGGTCACAACTTAAAAAAGTTTGATGCGTATGGCGTTTGTCCCAGACGGACGTGTCATACGGGCCATATGACAATGCGAAATTGGTCATATGTAGAAGTGCACAAATCGGATTCAAACACTAAATCGGTTCAGGTTGTTCAATAAAAAGTAAAAGTTCGTTTCAGGTTCAAACCggttcgggtttttttttttttttggttttttgaccAGCTTTGATTGGTTTTTACCGGTTTGGTTGGGTTCCAAAGGAGAGGATtacaagctagtcccgaacctacGGTTTCTATCGGGTTCAAACCAGTTCCTCTCCATATCGGTTTTGGTTCGGGTTGACCTTCGGGTTCTGTTCACGAACCAGATTAAATGTGTAGTCATATGGGTCCTAATGTGTGCGTGGGTCAGTTTTTGCtcaaaaccataaccataaccgcgatgtcggttaatggataatcataaccataaccgatcggttatgacGGTTTCGGTTAATCAGTTTTGATGGTTATAGTGGATCAGTTATGGGCCGGTAACCGTGAATTTAGGCCTAGCTAAAAGTAACTTGATTTTTTTTaccatggaataaattgttattacaCATTTGTATATATTATGTATACTAGAAAGTAAATATAGTT
This is a stretch of genomic DNA from Helianthus annuus cultivar XRQ/B chromosome 16, HanXRQr2.0-SUNRISE, whole genome shotgun sequence. It encodes these proteins:
- the LOC110915352 gene encoding putative S-adenosyl-L-methionine-dependent methyltransferase Mjls_1072, translated to MNGSLPDHHNWPQPVLSYSEAVRELHATIESEWDSVKQSACQTAAGRALWNHVVNDPLAELFAGETYLKNLYDKIKKDRLNNAPEVSGVILAVRTLWFDSKLELAVESFGGGGAQVVLLGAGMDTRAYRLECLKESDVYEIDFPEVMQMKHTLLQAAIGLINEPTMIAKSLRRIAVDIRDDDWFKKLMESGFIPEKNTVWILEGIIYYLPHSQAMGVLKIIADNCRITHTVLLADFMNKQSTALSATNYHFYSDWPDQLLPSLGFSDVKLSQIGDPDADYGLLHDPHNLFNRLRGLPRSIQNHPDDGTPCRRLYLVQASGSPNGS